In one Trichosurus vulpecula isolate mTriVul1 chromosome 8, mTriVul1.pri, whole genome shotgun sequence genomic region, the following are encoded:
- the SLC30A4 gene encoding zinc transporter 4 codes for MARANVWNRLRSWWKKDDTPPFLNDTSAFDFSDEVGDEDFPRFNKLRVVVADDGLETPETINGTHLAFQTDDDSLLDQDVPLPNSQLGFKVDPCDNCRKQRELLKLRKVKTRLTIAGVLYLLFMIGELVGGYIANSLAIMTDALHMLTDLSAIILTLFALWLSAKSPTKRFTFGFHRLEVLSAIISVLLVYILMGFLLYEAVQRTIHMNYEINGDIMLITAAIGVAVNIIMGFLLNQSGHHHSHSHSPPPNSPTTGPGHGHGHGHSQGSDSLAVRAAFVHALGDLVQSIGVLVAAYIIRFKPEYKIADPICTYIFSLLVAFTTFRIIWDTIVIILEGVPSHLNIDYIKEALLKIEDVHSVEDMNLWSLTSGKTIAVVHLQLAPGSSSEWEEVQSKARHLLINTFGVYKCSIQLQSYRREVSKTCGACRGASA; via the exons ATGGCCCGAGCCAATGTATGGAACCGTCTTAGATCTTGGTGGAAAAAAGATGATACGCCTCCATTTCTAAATGACACTAGCGCCTTTGACTTCTCGGACGAAGTAGGGGATGAGGATTTCCCCAGGTTTAATAAACTTCGAGTTGTAGTTGCTGATGACGGCCTGGAGACCCCAGAAACTATCAATGGGACCCACCTGGCCTTCCAGACGGATGATGATTCCTTACTGGATCAGGACGTCCCTTTGCCCAACAGCCAGCTGGGTTTCAAAGTAGACCCCTGTGACAATTGCCGGAAACAGAGAGAGTTACTGAAACTGAGGAAGGTGAAAACCAGGCTCACCATAGCCGGTGTTCTTTATCTGCTCTTCATGATTGGTGAACTTGTGG GTGGATATATCGCAAATAGTCTAGCAATCATGACGGACGCGCTTCATATGTTAACTGACCTCAGTGCCATCATACTTACCTTGTTTGCTTTGTGGCTCTCGGCAAAATCACCAACCAAAAGATTCACCTTTGGATTTCATCGTTTAG aggtcTTGTCAGCTATTATTAGTGTTCTGTTGGTTTATATACTTATGGGATTCCTCTTGTATGAAGCCGTGCAAAGAACCATCCATATGAACTATGAAATTAACGGAGATATAATGCTCATAACTGCAGCCATTGGAGTTGCAGTTAATATAAT aatgggaTTTCTGTTGAATCAGTCTGGTCACCATCACTCCCATTCCCACTCCCCTCCGCCAAACTCTCCTACCACAGGTCCTGGGCATGGGCACGGGCATGGACATAGCCAAGGAAGCGACAGCCTTGCAGTGAGGGCGGCATTTGTTCATGCCCTGGGAGACCTGGTGCAAAGTATCGGGGTGCTGGTAGCCGCCTACATCATTCGATTCAAG CCAGAATACAAGATTGCCGATCCCATCTGTACTTACATATTCTCATTACTTGTGGCTTTTACAACATTTCGAATCATTTGGGACACAATAGTTATTATATTGGAAG GGGTGCCGAGTCATTTGAATATAGATTATATCAAAGAAGCTTTGCTGAAAATAGAAGATGTTCATTCAGTAGAAGATATGAATCTTTGGTCTCTCACTTCAGGAAAAACAATCGCCGTCGTCCACCTACAGCTAG CCCCTGGCAGTTCATCGGAATGGGAGGAAGTGCAGTCCAAGGCCAGGCACCTGCTGATAAACACTTTTGGGGTCTATAAGTGCTCCATCCAGCTTCAGAGTTACAGGCGAGAAGTGAGCAAAACCTGTGGAGCTTGCCGTGGTGCCAGTGCCTAA